A genomic stretch from Euwallacea fornicatus isolate EFF26 chromosome 10, ASM4011564v1, whole genome shotgun sequence includes:
- the Sgf29 gene encoding SAGA-associated factor 29 produces the protein MPFTTDVIAAQQVQERLKSLYGLVHEIEKKRNVCEQSITALQRYGSNEKGQSIQKLKSLAKTAMVQTDAEREVIQKALQKVYEIRQIKNERRIQSRISAANKESIRKGTWMKMLQSSAQTLPLFVGKIGEKTPPLCGATPADRNYIAKIGDMVAALVNGETDEEIWILAEVVSYNSNTCKYEVDDILKEQNQKDRHTLSKRRLIPLPLMRANPEINPEALFPERTLVMALFPQTTCLYKALISKPPATHTDEYEVLFEDPAYPEGFSPPHYVAQRYVIPYKQLSRGGSSTKVRTTSQADSGSNSDSEEAYTR, from the exons ATGCCATTCACCACAGATGTAATAGCTGCCCAACAAGTTCAGGAGCGCCTGAAATCATTGTATGGCCTAGTTcatgaaattgaaaagaagAGGAATGTATGTGAGCAAAGTATCACAGCTTTGCAAAGGTATGGAAGTAATGAAAAAGGCCAAAGTATACAA aaattaaaatcattGGCTAAAACTGCAATGGTACAAACTGATGCAGAAAGAGAAGTGATTCAGAAAGCTTTACAGAAAGTTTACGAAATCAGGCAAATTAAGAATGAGAGAAGAATACAG TCAAGAATTTCTGCTGCAAACAAAGAATCTATTCGCAAAGGAACATGGATGAAGATGTTGCAAAGTTCTGCACAAACTTTACCACTTTTCGTAGGAAAAATCGGCGAGAAAACTCCTCCATTATGTGGAGCTACTCCGGCTGATCGAAACTACATTGCTAAG ATTGGAGATATGGTAGCAGCTTTGGTAAATGGAGAAACGGacgaagaaatttggattctCGCTGAAGTCGTCAGTTACAACTCGAATACATGCAAGTACGAGGTGGACGACATTTTAAAAGAGCAAAATCAAAAAGACAGACACACTTTAAGTAAGAGAAGACTGATTCCCTTGCCTTTAATGAGGGCCAATCCCGAGATTAATCCTGAGGCTTTATTTCCTGAAAGGACTTTag TAATGGCATTATTTCCCCAAACTACCTGTCTATATAAAGCGCTTATCAGCAAACCTCCGGCTACTCACACCGACGAATATGAAGTACTTTTCGAGGACCCCGCTTATCCAGAGGGCTTCAGCCCTCCTCATTATGTAGCTCAAAGATATGTGATACCTTACAAACAGCTGAGCAGAGGAGGGAGTTCTACTAAAGTCCGTACTACATCGCAGGCTGATAGTGGGAGTAATAGCGATTCTGAGGAAGCATATACTAGATAG
- the Pabp2 gene encoding polyadenylate-binding protein 2 gives MTDNDGNPLSGVEDDQLDSFDETNGIPDESILNDTDGDGNAADDPELEAIKARVREMEEEAEKLKQLQSEVDKQMNMGSPPGLTSPLNMSIEEKMEVDNRSIYVGNVDYGSTAEELEQHFHGCGSINRVTILCNKFDGHPKGFAYIEFSDRDSVQTAMAMDDSLFRGRPIKVMPKRTNRPGISSTNRPPRGRGTGGFRSSRGMGRGGFYPGYRPMRRPRAYRRGFYAPY, from the exons ATGACAGACAATGATGGTAATCCTTTAAGCGGGGTAGAGGATGATCAGTTAGATTCTTTCGATGAGACAAATGGAATCCCAGATGAATCCATTTTAAATGACACAGATGGAGATGGAAATGCAGCAGATGATCCTGAATTGGAAGCTATTAAGGCCAGGGTTAGAGAAATGGAGGAGGAGGCTGAAAAGTTAAAACAGTTACAAAGCGAAGTGGATAAGCAGATGAACATGGGAAGTCCACCAGGTTTAA CGAGCCCTTTGAACATGTCCATTGAAGAGAAAATGGAGGTTGATAACAGGAGTATATATGTTGGGAACGTGGATTATGGATCAACAGCTGAAGAGTTGGAGCAGCATTTTCATGGATGCGGTTCAATAAATCGAGTTACAATtttatgtaacaaatttgatgGGCATCCTAAAGGATTTGCCTACATTGAATTTAGTGATAGGGATTCTGTTCAAACGGCTATGGCCATGGATGATTCACTATTCAGAGGACGGCCCATTaag gTAATGCCTAAGAGAACAAACAGACCGGGAATATCGTCGACAAATAGGCCACCAAGGGGCCGAGGAACCGGCGGATTTAGGAGCAGCAGAGGCATGGGTAGGGGAGGATTCTACCCAGGCTACAGACCAATGCGTCGGCCCAG GGCATATCGTCGAGGTTTCTATGCACCATACTGA
- the LOC136341644 gene encoding protein PRRC1-like, whose product MDKEDSNSTSFEIVDKKAIEQANNGDKSGTLSSVSSPYSVTSPGSLSLSTGNLLSNVGPPSSIPDFTLWTSSSSSGETKPAPITTTEPQQVTLNTNTAVVTAAPIIINQFPTTQFSAAIPPSKGVPQVATTQLKPAQPLEGEPVASSSFLGLVRGALSSQVVTKMVEKAKSSVDSIITTLDPQMSEYIYSGGDLEITVATDEEDIVSGIREAAHSVFGKAWVNGIKLSTVPQKSQTIGIESGLVLAEERIDYSFKFKKTPTIAVESILLKEGNSWFDVSLLLLKDKDLSMQIHTFSQAIPVPVEKFVDKEVADIDVEQKLSEYLKGVPCWQEEVSGVPRRDTVFLAAKVLFKLYKDHLPQSQTK is encoded by the exons ATGGATAAAGAGGATTCCAACAGTACTTCTTTCGAAATTGTCGACAAAAAGGCCATAGAACAAGCGAACAATGGCGACAAAAGTG GCACTTTGAGCAGTGTTTCATCTCCATATTCTGTAACATCCCCCGGCAGTTTAAGTTTATCCACAGGAAACTTGCTTTCCAATGTTGGCCCACCTTCTTCAATTCCAGACTTTACATTGTGGACCTCCTCATCAAGCAGTGGGGAAACCAAACCTGCCCCTATAACTACAACAGAACCACAGCAAGTTACCTTAAATACAAATACTGCAGTTGTCACAGCTGCCCCTATTATTATTAACCAATTTCCAACTACTCAATTTAG TGCTGCAATACCTCCAAGTAAAGGAGTTCCTCAAGTCGCAACAACACAACTTAAACCTGCACAACCACTTGAAGGGGAACCGGTGGCATCAAGTAGTTTCTTGGGGCTTGTTAGAGGGGCTCTTTCAAGTCAAGTTGTAACCAAGATGGTTGAAAAGGCAAAGAGTTCTGTGGACTCAATTATAACCACTTTGGATCCTCAAATGAGTGAATATATTT ATTCGGGAGGTGATTTGGAAATTACTGTGGCCACAGATGAGGAAGATATAGTGAGTGGCATTAGAGAGGCTGCACATTCAGTGTTTGGAAAAGCATGGGTTAA TGGTATTAAATTATCGACAGTGCCACAAAAATCACAAACAATTGGAATTGAATCAGGTTTAGTGCTGGCAGAAGAAAGGATAGATTATtcctttaaattcaaaaaaacccCCACTATAGCTGTGGAAagcattttattgaaagaaggAAATAG ttGGTTTGATGTCAGTCTACTTTTGCTTAAAGATAAGGATCTCAGTATGCAAATTCACACTTTTTCTCAAGCAATCCCAGTCCCTGTAGAGAAGTTTGTAGATAAAGAAGTAGCAGATATTGATGTTGAACAAAAGTTATCAGAGTATCTAAAG GGAGTTCCATGTTGGCAAGAGGAAGTGTCTGGTGTACCTAGGAGAGACACTGTATTCTTAGCAGCAAAAGTACTATTTAAATTGTATAAAGATCATTTACCACAATCACAAACAAAGTGA
- the casp gene encoding FAS-associated factor 1: MSENREEILADFQACTGVEDVAEAIYHLDETNWDLLRAVSRVMPPDTQSFHAQNDPDVMIVENDVDIPPSAFKPVSSDKSLNRIGPVGNNIGHPPAKRREFSSSSTHDIANYPSASTSSGPSGASTGPKILTFNIKYFERAIKIMLPDSANLSDLKQRIQAEVNVAACKQNLSSWARMQGYDKIPFSRLQLPQDNELILTVKAFTDSVTSDDENEVTQKLSGMYTLHVKYENKTYDLKYQGIKTILQVKTDVYSLTDIQVRHQTWNGWPPNIDDNTMLALSGISYPEHELTIRKNLQTKEREKRSMPQIVHLDSDDDEFEDASENFNVDDDYFVDNENSTRKREPLIPDNIEDELVGTVTFNERFTVRYGPIHPPFFQGTVEDALKEACNRPAKDRKILAIYLHHDASVLTNVFCTQLLGYESIMQIIEKNFVLWGWDITFESNKQKFLTALQNALGLVQLGAWAPTSLKNIPVDRLPVMVLIMKIRSATEIFNVINGNVGVNELLTTLIESVDIFSERQTVEAKEEADRAERELVKWEQDEAYRASLEADRKKEETRQRQEKEELEARRQIENEKAETAARKEAIRKEVESRLPLEPPSGQGEQTKIRFRLPKGENVERRFTADTPLRVLLDFLVVQGYPREEYKVISSWPRRDLTALDERQTLKELKLCPQETVILEER, encoded by the exons ATGTCTGAAAACAGAGAAGAGATATTAGCCGATTTTCAG GCTTGTACTGGGGTAGAAGATGTTGCAGAGGCAATTTACCATCTAGATGAGACCAATTGGGACCTTTTG AGGGCTGTTAGCAGAGTAATGCCTCCAGACACCCAATCGTTCCACGCTCAAAACGATCCTGATGTTATGATAGTTGAAAACGACGTGGACATCCCTCCTTCGGCGTTCAAGCCGGTTTCCTCAGATAAATCTTTGAATCGCATTGGCCCAGTGGGTAACAATATTGGTCATCCACCGGCCAAACGACGTGAATTTTCCTCAAGTTCCACCCACGATATCGCCAATTATCCTTCAGCGTCCACCTCAAGCGGCCCTTCCGGCGCCTCGACTGGTCCCAAAATATTAACCTTCAACATTAAATACTTCGAAAGGGCTATAAAAATTATGCTGCCGGACAGCGCTAATCTGA GTGACTTAAAGCAGCGCATTCAAGCGGAAGTTAATGTGGCTGCCTGCAAGCAAAATTTATCCAGCTGGGCACGAATGCAGGGCTACGATAAGATACCTTTTTCCAGATTACAACTTCCGCAGGATAACGAATTGATTCTTACAGTTAAGGCGTTTACTGACAGTGTTACCTCTGATGATGA GAATGAGGTGACGCAAAAGTTGAGCGGCATGTACACTCTCCACGTTAAATACGAAAATAAGACTTACGATTTGAAATATCAAGGCATCAAGACGATTTTGCAAGTCAAGACTGATGTTTATTCCTTGACTGACATACAGGTGCGCCATCAGACTTGGAACGGCTGGCCGCCTAATATAGACGATAACACCATGTTGGCTCTGTCTGGGATAAG TTATCCGGAGCATGAATTGACAATACGCAAAAATCTCCAAACGAAAGAGAGGGAGAAACGATCCATGCCACAGATTGTACACTTGGACAGCGATGATGATGAATTCGAAGACGCatcggaaaattttaatgtcgaCGATGATTACTTTGTGGATAACGAGAACTCAACTAGGAAACGGGAGCCTTTAA TTCCTGATAATATAGAGGATGAACTGGTAGGCACTGTAACATTCAATGAACGTTTCACTGTTCGATACGGACCAATACACCCACCCTTCTTTCAAGGAACTGTCGAGGACGCTCTTAAAGAAGCCTGCAATAGGCCAGCCAAAGAC CGTAAAATCTTAGCCATTTATCTGCACCACGACGCAAGCGTCCTCACGAACGTCTTCTGCACTCAACTGCTGGGCTATGAAAGCATAATGCAAATTATCgagaaaaattttgtgttgtgGGGCTGGGATATTACGTTTGAAAGCAACAAACAAAAGTTCCTGACAGCGCTACAAAATGCCTTGGGGCTTGTTCAATTGGGGGCGTGGGCCCCTACTAGTCTAAAGAATATCCCGGTGGATAGGCTTCCTgttatggttttaataatgaaaatccgATCGGCCACTGagatatttaatgttattaatg GAAATGTAGGAGTTAACGAATTACTGACAACGTTAATAGAAAGCGTTGATATATTCAGTGAGCGTCAGACGGTGGAAGCCAAAGAAGAAGCGGACAGAGCTGAACGAGAGTTGGTTAAATGGGAGCAAGATGAGGCATATAGGGCAAGCTTGGAAGCAGATCG gaaaaaagaagaaactcGTCAAAGACAGGAAAAGGAGGAGCTAGAAGCGAGAAGACAGATAGAAAATGAAAAGGCTGAAACTGCTGCTCGCAAAGAGGCGATCAGGAAAGAAGTGGAGTCAAGGTTACCGCTTGAACCGCCATCGGGACAAGGGGAGCAAACAAAAATTCGTTTCAGGCTGCCTAAGGGGGAAAATGTAGAGAGACGGTTTACGGCAGATACTCCTCTAAGA GTTTTGCTTGACTTTCTGGTAGTTCAAGGATATCCAAGAGAAGAATACAAGGTCATTTCCAGCTGGCCTAGACGAGAT ctGACTGCGCTCGATGAACGGCAAACACTCAAAGAATTAAAGCTGTGTCCACAAGAAACTGTGATATTAGAGGAACGTTAA
- the Snx1 gene encoding sorting nexin-2 isoform X2 — MDESVAKITNGTTEPVDISKLKCPDPRKDLENVPIRAEAPINLAERDEIQSGDDFIEISIGESQKVGEGMAAYVAYRITTRTNMSVFKRREFAVTRRFSDFLGLHDKLTEKYLKVGRIIPPAPEKSVIGMTKIKMGSSTENAQNNGGDFVERRRSALERYLRRTAQHPVLILDPDFREFLESDIELPKATSTSALSSAGVMRLFNKVGETVNKITYKMDETDPWFEEKLTHIEGLETQLRKLHSNVEAMVTYRKELANLTNGVSRSAALLSSCEDHNSLSRALTHLADTEEKVESLHLEQANTDFYILCELLKDYIGLLGAVRDAFHERTKLFQHWQHSQQMLAKKREAKAKYELQNRTDKLDQASAEVVEWESKVERGQESFDKISKMIKNEMERFERCRIQDFKVMFIKYLENHLEHQAQLVKYWEAFLPEAKAIA; from the exons ATGGATGAAAGTGTGGCGAAAATAACCAATGGCACTACGGAGCCGgtggatatttcaaaattgaaatgtccAGATCCAAGGAAAGATTTAGAAAACGTCCCTATACGCGCTGAAGCTCCAATAAATCTTGCTGAAAGG GACGAAATACAAAGTGGAGATGATTTCATCGAAATAAGCATAGGTGAATCCCAGAAAGTGGGAGAAGGAATGGCAGCTTATGTCGCTTACAGGATCACTACCAGAACTAACATGTCTGTTTTCAAACGGCGAGAGTTCGCTGTTACTAGGCGCTTTAGTGACTTTCTGGGTCTCCATGACAAATTGACTGAGAAGTATTTGAAGGTCGGCAGAATCATACCGCCAGCTCCAGAGAAATCTGTCATAG GTAtgactaaaataaaaatgggaAGTAGCACGGAAAATGCTCAGAACAACGGTGGAGATTTCGTAGAAAGGAGACGATCGGCTCTGGAGCGATATTTACGACGAACAGCTCAACATCCAGTTCTAATTTTGGATCCCGATTTTAGGGAATTTCTCGAATCTG ACATAGAACTACCCAAAGCTACCAGTACCTCCGCATTGAGTAGCGCAGGCGTAATGCgattatttaataaagtaGGCGAAACTGTTAATAAGATTACATATAAAATGGATGAAACTGATCcg TGgtttgaggaaaaattaacTCACATAGAAGGCCTAGAAACTCAACTCAGGAAGTTGCATAGTAACGTGGAAGCAATGGTTACTTACAGAAAGGAATTGGCCAATTTAACCAACGGAGTTTCGCGATCTGCAGCTTTGCTCAGCTCCTGTGAAGATCACAATTCTTTATCTAGAGCACTTACCCATCTTGCAGACACCgaagaaaaa GTGGAATCTTTGCACTTAGAACAAGCCAATACAGATTTCTATATATTGTGTGAGCTACTAAAAGACTACATAGGCCTACTAGGGGCGGTGAGAGACGCGTTCCATGAGCGGACTAAGTTGTTTCAGCATTGGCAGCATTCGCAGCAAATGTTGGCAAAGAAAAGAGAAGCAAAGGCGAAATACGAGCTTCAGAATCGTACTGATAAGTTGGATCAAGCCAGTGCAGAGGTTGTCGAG TGGGAATCCAAAGTTGAACGTGGCCAAGAAAGTTTCgacaaaatatcgaaaatgattaaaaacgaAATGGAGCGCTTCGAACGGTGTAGGATACAAGACTTCAAAGTAATGTTCATCAAATACCTTGAAAATCACTTGGAGCACCAGGCTCag CTAGTTAAATATTGGGAAGCCTTTTTGCCTGAGGCCAAAGCTATTGCCTGA
- the Snx1 gene encoding sorting nexin-2 isoform X1, which produces MAEEGKVDPPPLFENVNISGVDNLDSDLFISARQESMDESVAKITNGTTEPVDISKLKCPDPRKDLENVPIRAEAPINLAERDEIQSGDDFIEISIGESQKVGEGMAAYVAYRITTRTNMSVFKRREFAVTRRFSDFLGLHDKLTEKYLKVGRIIPPAPEKSVIGMTKIKMGSSTENAQNNGGDFVERRRSALERYLRRTAQHPVLILDPDFREFLESDIELPKATSTSALSSAGVMRLFNKVGETVNKITYKMDETDPWFEEKLTHIEGLETQLRKLHSNVEAMVTYRKELANLTNGVSRSAALLSSCEDHNSLSRALTHLADTEEKVESLHLEQANTDFYILCELLKDYIGLLGAVRDAFHERTKLFQHWQHSQQMLAKKREAKAKYELQNRTDKLDQASAEVVEWESKVERGQESFDKISKMIKNEMERFERCRIQDFKVMFIKYLENHLEHQAQLVKYWEAFLPEAKAIA; this is translated from the exons ATGGCAGAGGAAGGCAAAGTCGATCCACCCCCTCTGTTTGAGAACGTTAATATTTCAGGGGTGGACAATTTAGATAGCGATTTGTTTATATCGGCAAGACAG GAATCGATGGATGAAAGTGTGGCGAAAATAACCAATGGCACTACGGAGCCGgtggatatttcaaaattgaaatgtccAGATCCAAGGAAAGATTTAGAAAACGTCCCTATACGCGCTGAAGCTCCAATAAATCTTGCTGAAAGG GACGAAATACAAAGTGGAGATGATTTCATCGAAATAAGCATAGGTGAATCCCAGAAAGTGGGAGAAGGAATGGCAGCTTATGTCGCTTACAGGATCACTACCAGAACTAACATGTCTGTTTTCAAACGGCGAGAGTTCGCTGTTACTAGGCGCTTTAGTGACTTTCTGGGTCTCCATGACAAATTGACTGAGAAGTATTTGAAGGTCGGCAGAATCATACCGCCAGCTCCAGAGAAATCTGTCATAG GTAtgactaaaataaaaatgggaAGTAGCACGGAAAATGCTCAGAACAACGGTGGAGATTTCGTAGAAAGGAGACGATCGGCTCTGGAGCGATATTTACGACGAACAGCTCAACATCCAGTTCTAATTTTGGATCCCGATTTTAGGGAATTTCTCGAATCTG ACATAGAACTACCCAAAGCTACCAGTACCTCCGCATTGAGTAGCGCAGGCGTAATGCgattatttaataaagtaGGCGAAACTGTTAATAAGATTACATATAAAATGGATGAAACTGATCcg TGgtttgaggaaaaattaacTCACATAGAAGGCCTAGAAACTCAACTCAGGAAGTTGCATAGTAACGTGGAAGCAATGGTTACTTACAGAAAGGAATTGGCCAATTTAACCAACGGAGTTTCGCGATCTGCAGCTTTGCTCAGCTCCTGTGAAGATCACAATTCTTTATCTAGAGCACTTACCCATCTTGCAGACACCgaagaaaaa GTGGAATCTTTGCACTTAGAACAAGCCAATACAGATTTCTATATATTGTGTGAGCTACTAAAAGACTACATAGGCCTACTAGGGGCGGTGAGAGACGCGTTCCATGAGCGGACTAAGTTGTTTCAGCATTGGCAGCATTCGCAGCAAATGTTGGCAAAGAAAAGAGAAGCAAAGGCGAAATACGAGCTTCAGAATCGTACTGATAAGTTGGATCAAGCCAGTGCAGAGGTTGTCGAG TGGGAATCCAAAGTTGAACGTGGCCAAGAAAGTTTCgacaaaatatcgaaaatgattaaaaacgaAATGGAGCGCTTCGAACGGTGTAGGATACAAGACTTCAAAGTAATGTTCATCAAATACCTTGAAAATCACTTGGAGCACCAGGCTCag CTAGTTAAATATTGGGAAGCCTTTTTGCCTGAGGCCAAAGCTATTGCCTGA
- the eEF2 gene encoding translation elongation factor 2: MVNFTVDEIRAMMDKKRNIRNMSVIAHVDHGKSTLTDSLVSKAGIIAGAKAGETRFTDTRKDEQERCITIKSTAISMFFELEDKDLVFITSPDQREKDEKGFLINLIDSPGHVDFSSEVTAALRVTDGALVVVDCVSGVCVQTETVLRQAIAERIKPILFMNKMDRALLELQLDSEELYQTFQRIVENVNVIIATYNDDGGPMGEVRVDPSKGSVGFGSGLHGWAFTLKQFSEMYAEKFKIDVAKLMNRLWGENFFNPKTKKWTKQKDADNKRSFCMYILDPIYKIFDAIMNYRKEEYESLLVKLGIALKHEDKDKDGKQLLKVVMRTWLPAGEALLQMIAIHLPSPVTAQKYRMEMLYEGPHDDEAAIAIKTCDPTGPLMMYVSKMVPTSDKGRFYAFGRVFAGKVATGMKARIMGPNYVPGKKEDLYEKAIQRTILMMGRYVEAIEDVPSGNICGLVGVDQFLVKTGTITTYKDAHNLKVMKFSVSPVVRVAVEPKNPADLPKLVEGLKRLAKSDPMVQCIIEESGEHIIAGAGELHLEICLKDLEDDHACIPIKKSDPVVSYRETVSEESDQMCLSKSPNKHNRLFMKAQPMPDGLAEDIDDGKVNPRDEFKARARYLGEKYDYDVTEARKIWCFGPDGTGPNILVDCTKGVQYLNEIKDSVVAGFQWATKEGVLSEENLRGVRFNIYDVTLHADAIHRGGGQIIPTTRRCLYACLLTASPRLMEPVYQCEIQCPEVAVGGIYGVLNRRRGHVFEEMQVTGTPMFVVKAYLPVNESFGFTADLRSNTGGQAFPQCVFDHWQILPGDPLETGTRPFNVVQDTRKRKGLKEGLPDLTQYLDKL; this comes from the exons ATG GTGAACTTCACAGTAGACGAAATCCGTGCCATGATGGACAAGAAGCGGAACATCCGTAACATGTCTGTCATTGCTCACGTAGATCATGGAAAGTCCACTCTAACTGACTCCTTGGTATCTAAAGCTGGTATCATTGCTGGTGCCAAAGCTGGAGAGACAAGATTTACAGACACCAGAAAGGATGAACAAGAAAGATGCATTACCATTAAATCTAC TGCAATCTCTATGTTCTTTGAGCTTGAAGACAAAGATTTGGTCTTCATCACAAGCCCTGACCAAAGAGAGAAAGATGAGAAAGGTTTCTTGATCAACCTTATTGATTCTCCTGGACATGTTGACTTCTCATCAGAAGTAACTGCTGCCCTTCGTGTAACTGATGGTGCTCTTGTAGTGGTAGATTGTGTATCAG GTGTATGTGTACAAACTGAAACCGTGTTGCGTCAAGCCATTGCTGAACGTATCAAGCCTATTCTCTTCATGAACAAAATGGACCGCGCGCTACTCGAACTGCAGTTGGACTCTGAAGAACTGTATCAAACCTTTCAGCGTATCGTGGAAAACGTTAACGTAATCATCGCTACTTACAATGATGACGGAGGTCCGATGGGTGAAGTCCGC GTTGACCCAAGCAAAGGTTCTGTTGGTTTCGGATCTGGTCTTCATGGTTGGGCTTTTACCCTGAAACAGTTCTCCGAAATGTACGCTGAGAAATTCAAGATTGATGTTGCAAAACTAATGAACAGACTCTGGGGAGAGAACTTCTTCAacccaaaaaccaaaaaatggACCAAGCAGAAAGACGCAGATAACAAAAGGTCCTTCTGCATGTACATCCTGGATCCCATCTACAAAATCTTCGATGCCATCATGAACTATCGCAAAGAAGAGTACGAATCTTTATTGGTTAAGTTGGGCATAGCCTTGAAACACGAAGACAAGGACAAGGACGGCAAACAACTACTGAAGGTCGTAATGAGAACATGGTTGCCCGCCGGAGAAGCTTTACTTCAGATGATTGCCATCCACCTACCGTCACCTGTGACCGCTCAGAAGTATAGGATGGAAATGTTGTATGAAGGACCTCATGATGATGAAGCTGCTATTG CTATCAAAACTTGCGACCCAACCGGACCCTTGATGATGTACGTCTCAAAAATGGTACCGACCTCTGACAAAGGTCGTTTCTACGCTTTCGGTCGTGTATTCGCTGGTAAAGTCGCCACCGGAATGAAGGCACGCATCATGGGTCCCAACTACGTCCCTGGCAAGAAGGAAGACTTATATGAAAAGGCTATTCAAAGAACCATTTTGATGATGGGTCGTTACGTGGAGGCCATTGAAGATGTACCTTCTGGTAACATTTGTGGTTTGGTTGGCGTCGATCAGTTTTTGGTCAAAACCGGAACCATCACTACTTACAAGGATGCCCATAACTTAAAGGTCATGAAGTTCAGCGTGTCACCTGTGGTGCGCGTAGCCGTCGAACCCAAGAACCCTGCCGATTTACCCAAGCTTGTAGAAG GTTTGAAACGTCTAGCTAAGTCCGATCCTATGGTGCAATGTATCATAGAAGAGTCTGGTGAGCACATCATTGCAGGAGCTGGTGAACTCCATTTGGAAATTTGTCTTAAGGATTTGGAAGACGACCATGCTTGCATTCCCATCAAGAAATCCGACCCTGTGGTATCGTATCGTGAAACTGTCAGTGAAGAATCTGACCAAATGTGTTTGTCGAAGTCGCCCAACAAACATAACAG GTTGTTTATGAAGGCTCAACCTATGCCTGATGGTCTTGCCGAAGATATTGACGACGGCAAAGTAAACCCACGTGACGAGTTCAAAGCACGTGCCCGTTACCTTGGCGAAAAATATGATTATGACGTCACTGAGGCGCGTAAAATCTGGTGCTTCGGGCCCGACGGAACTGGTCCCAACATCTTGGTCGACTGTACCAAAGGAGTACAGTACTTGAATGAAATTAAAGATTCCGTTGTTGCCG GTTTTCAATGGGCAACCAAGGAAGGTGTCCTATCCGAAGAAAATTTGCGTGGTGTGAGGTTCAATATCTATGATGTGACCCTCCATGCTGACGCCATCCATCGTGGCGGTGGTCAAATCATCCCAACCACCCGTCGTTGTTTGTACGCCTGTTTGCTGACTGCCTCCCCCAGGCTTATGGAACCCGTCTACCAATGTGAAATTCAa TGCCCTGAAGTGGCCGTCGGTGGTATCTACGGTGTGTTGAACAGAAGGCGAGGACACGTTTTCGAAGAAATGCAGGTGACTGGTACGCCTATGTTCGTCGTCAAAGCTTATTTGCCAGTAAACGAATCGTTCGGTTTCACTGCCGACCTTAG GTCCAACACTGGAGGGCAGGCCTTCCCGCAGTGCGTGTTCGACCATTGGCAAATTCTTCCAGGAGATCCACTCGAAACCGGCACAAGACCTTTCAACGTTGTACAG GACACGCGTAAAAGAAAAGGTCTTAAGGAAGGTCTCCCAGACCTCACCCAATACCTGGACAAGCTATAA